Genomic segment of Mucilaginibacter sabulilitoris:
CGAGGCATCTTTAGTTAGTATTCGCGGCACCGATCCGTCAAAAAGTACCATCAACATCAATGGCACCAGTATCCCCGGTACCGGTGACGACCGCTCTGTGAGCATCAGTGCCATCCCGGCTGATATGGTGCAGACCGTGGAAGTCTCCAAATCAATTACGCCAGACATGGACGGCGATGCTATCGGTGGTGTGGTTAACCTGATCACCCGCAAGGCGCCTTATACCAGGCTGCTTTCATTCACGCTCGGTTCCGGATACAGCGAGATTGTCAATAAACCTACCTACAATGGCAACTTTGTATTTGGCGCCCGTTATTTGAAAGGTAAAAAACTGGGTGTTATGGCTTCGGCCTCTTATTATAGGCAGTTTCTGGGATCTTCCTCGCACGAAAGCGAGTGGGAAGATACCAAATGGGTGAACCAGCAAACCTATTTCATGCCAAAATACCTGAATATGGTGCAGAATAAGCTGGAGCGTATCCGGCAAAGCTATACAGTTGGCCTTGACCTGAAAATCAACCCTAAAAATACGCTGGTGTTTACCGGAATCTATAACAATTACCAGGACTGGCGGCAGATATCCACGCTGAAAGTGGATGATATCGGCGCTAAGTACCCGAAAAACTGGCAGCGGGCATCTGGCTGGGAGGGCGTTAAAACCAAGATCACGGATAAAAATAACGACTACGTGGATGATGTGAAGGGGCAATCCTATTTAAATACAACCAATGATCCGCTTCACCCGGTATTTCAGCCCGAACTGGAGAGACACATTGAGGGGGGTCTGAACGATCGCGACGCGGCCTACGTAGAGCAGAAAATCGTGAATTTTGGTTTAGAGGGAGAACACATTCTTGGTAAAGTAAAGATCAACTGGAAAGGATCTTATCTGCGAAATGTCCAAAACACACCTAACCGCCGCGAATTGGAACTGGAAAGCGAAAACGAAAAATCAGTGCAGATGGATTATACCGCCCCCAGGTTCATCAAAGCCAATAACGGTTTCGAGATCAACAATATCCTGGGTAACCTGAAAGGGCGTACATCTGCTCACGCAGATTCGGTAGACACCTGGTATATGGACAACTTTACGGGCACAGATGCCCGTGCCACCACCAAGCAATACCTGGCCCAACTGGACCTGACCGTGCCTATTGCTACCGGCAAATTTGCCAATTCGTTAAAATTTGGCGCTAAATATCGTGATATGGATAAATTGAGCGAAACGCTGGCTAAAGTGACCTGGCTGCCTAGTATAGATCCGGCTCTAAAGGCCGAGTATGATGCCAAAGTTGCCGCTGGTCAAACAGTCAACCTGAGGGATTATATTGGTTGGAATCCTTTTTGGACAGGCTTTGGCAATAACCTTTATAATATGAGCGACGCGCTGCATGTGCGGAACGCGGAATATAATGTTGGCAGCGCGGCCAGCTCTGCCTGGGTATCACATCAAAATGCCAGTTATTTCGGAAATACCGGCGACTATATCGTCAATGAAGTGAAACAGGATGCCCTGGCAAACAACTATAATGGTAATGAAGGTGTAGCCGCCGCTTACCTGATGAGCACGCAGAACTTCGGCGATAAGCTATCGCTGATTGCCGGCGGCCGTTTGGAAAGAAGTTCGGTTCACTACGGAGGTTACAATTACAATGAAGACTTGAACTCCGTGCCGACACCGGTAGAGATTGACCGCTCGTTCGTCAACTTTATGCCCGCAGTTTTGCTGAAATATACACCAACGAAGGATAAGGTATTTCGCTTTGCTTATACAAGCACCATCTCCCGACCTAATTACAAGGACATTTCCCCGTACCGCAGCGTTAATATTGAGGATCAGGAAGTGAGCGAGGGAAATGCAGACATCAAACCCACTACCTCTACTAATCTGGATCTGATGGGCGAGTTTTACACTGGTAATGCAGGATTGATCTCTGCTGGCGTTTATTATAAAAACATTCGCAAGTACCGGATTGACCTAAGAGATGAAGTTCGTTTTAATGATATCAAAGGTTCTGTTCAAAGTCCACAGTCGCTGCTGGATGAAGGAGCTGATCCGGCTTCTATTGCCGATTACCAGGATAATTATAACAAACTTGCCGATGAGAACGGTGTGCTGGAACGTACAAGACCAGGCAATGGGGGTGTTGCCAATTTGCTTGGTGTAGAACTGGCTTTTCAACGCAACCTGACTTTTTTGCCAAAACCGCTGAGCAATTTCAGTATTTACAGTAACTATACACATAATTTCATCTTTGTGAAAGCGGGTGAGCCCAAGCTGCCCGGAACGGCAAAAGACATCCTGAATCTTTCTCTGGCATATGAGGTTAAACGGTTTAACGCTCGAGTGTCTTATAACCACACCTCTGCCTTTGTAACAGTTCTGGGAGATATTTTTCAGAACGATGTGTATTACGACCAGGTTAACTATCTTGACGCCAATATTAACTTTTTCCTTACACCCAAAATAGTAATTTATGCATCGGGCAATAACCTGCTCAACCAGGCGCAACGCAAGTATCAGTATCAGGCGCAGTACACTTATTCGGCTTTATACACCGGTGCCACCGCTACTCTGGGTGTCAAATTCAATGTATATTAGGTAACTAATCCCGCTCCGGGTTTCGTACAACCCGGGGGCCTTTTTAAATGAGAAAAAAAACGGTCATATTTTTAGGTGTATTTAGCCTGTTAGCCATGCTGATATCTGCAACTGCATCCTATAAAGAGGATGTAGGAGCCACTGCTACCATCGAAACTTTCAGAAAGAATGCATTGTCATTTACTACATCGGTTACGGAACTTAACGCCGCCATAAAAGCAATCGATAAGGATAAGCTTAGTATTACGCAAGCAAGGAAATGCTTGCTAAATTGCAGGCTTAGTTATAAAAACATCGCCTTTTTTACCTCATACTTTTTTCCAAGTGAAACCAAATTGTATAATGCGCCACCCAAGTATGAGGTAGAAGAACCAGAATTAGAACTCGAAGAACCTATGGGCCTGCAGCAAATAGAAGCATTATTGTTCGATGCTGATGTCGTTGCTCATAAACCGGAATTGCTGGCGCAGACTGATGCACTATATACCTCCGCAAAGGATCTTCCATCGCTATTGTATCAGTTTAAGGCGGATGACCGGCAGATTTTGGAGAGCCTGCGGTTGGAATTGATCCGAATGGCGGCTCTTTATATCAGCGGCTATGATGCACCTTCGTTAAAATCGGGCATTACAGAAGCCCTCCAGGCCAGTCGCGCCCTGCAAGTTACCCTGCAGCCTTACTGCCTTTCGGGCAATCAGGCAGGGCATCTCCTGGCGCAGACATTGAACAATTCCATTGTTTACTTGTCGGCCCATCAGAACTTTGATGCGTTTGACCGGATGGCTTATCTGACCCGTTTCAACCTGCCTTTGCAGCAACAATTAGGCGCTTTGATCCAAAGCCTGCATCTGGAGCTGAATACCACAGCTTATCTGAACTATGGGGCCGGCAATATGTTTCGTCCGGGCTTTTTGAACCGGTGGGATTCCATTCCGCCCGTTCAGCGGAAAGACCTGGCCGCTTTAGGTAAGCGCCTATTTTTTGACCGCTCCCTATCGGGTAACCAGCAAGTAAGTTGCAGTACCTGCCACCGTCCGGAACAATATTTCACCGACGGAAAGTTCCGGAGTCCAGCCATGATGCGGGATTCGATCTTGAAACGCAACACACCGACCTTGCTGTATGCCGGTTTTCAGCACATGCAGTTTTGGGACGGTCGTGCGCCGGATATGGTCACGCAGATCAAAACGGTGTTATTTAATCCGCTGGAAATGGGCAGCAGCCCGGCTGCATTGCAAAAGCACGTTTGGCAAAACCCAGGTTACAGTGCCGAGCTCAAAAAATTAGCGCAGGCAGATCTGGTCGCACAGGACAAAACCGGTTTGCTCGCCCGCGCCATATCCGCTTATGTTGGCACCTTTGCACCACTGAACTCGCCCTTTGATCGGTATCTGGCCGGAGAAAGAAAAGCCATGTCGCCAGCACAGATCAAGGGCTTTAACCTGTTTATGGGCAAGGCGCAATGCGGAACCTGCCATTTCGTACCTTATTTTAATTCACTCGTACCGCCCTTGTACGATGTTTCTGAAACCGAAATATTGGGCACACCAAAAACAGATCAGCTGATCAAGCCGGCCGCAGACAGCGACCCGGGGCGCTATGACCTGTATGCCATCCGTTATTATCGCCAGGCCTTTAAAACACCTACCGTAAGGAATGCTCAGATGACCGCGCCTTATATGCATAATGGGACCTTCAAGACTCTCAAAAGCGTGCTGGACTTTTACAATAAAGGTGGCGGTAACGGCATTGGCCTCCAAACCGAAGAACAAACTTTGCCCGCTCAGCCCCTTAAATTATCTGACCGGGAGATGGACCAGATCACTTCATTTATTAATTCACTTACCGATAAACCTGTTAAACGCCGGTCGTCAAATACAGCTAAAACATCATAATTTAATCACATAATCAAATACATGAAAACACTAAAATTAGTATTTCTTTTTTTTCTGCTAATGCCTTTACTAACACTGGCTCAAGATAACGACGATGCCGCTCCAAAAAATCCAAAAAAAGTAAGTAGTGTACAACCCATACTTTTAAGAGGCCCGTATCTGCAGGTAGCTACGCCCACCAGCATGACCGTACGCTGGCGGACCAATGTCTACAGTCGTAGCCAGGTACGCTATGGATTAACAGCAGAAAAACTGGATAAAGCAGCCAGTGATTCAACCTTAGCCTCAGAGCATATTGTCAAAATATCCGGGTTGCAGCCTTTTACCAAATACTATTATGCCATCGGTGACTTTACCGGTCAGGTATTGCAGGGCGACGAAAATAATTATTTCTACACGCTCCCCGAGAAAGGCAGTGAACAACTGATACGCATAGCCGGCTTTGGTGATTGCGGTAATAACTCGATCAATCAGCGCAACGTGCGCGACCAGATTGTGAAATATCTGGGCAGCAATTACCTGAATGCCTGGATATTAATGGGTGATAATGCTTACTCAGACGGGACAGACGCAGAGTTTCAGGCGAAATTCTTTAATAATTATGAAGATTACCTGCTTAAAAAATATCCCTTATTCCCCGTTCCCGGCAATCATGATTACCATGACCTGCAATCGGCTGCGGTGACTGATCAGTTTAAGATCGCCTATTACCAGAACTTTTCGGTGCCAACTAAAGGTGAAGCCGGCGGTGTACCGTCAAACACCAAGTCTTATTATTCGTACGATATTGGCAATGTGCACTTCCTGGCGCTGGACTCTTATGGACCCGATAGCAAAGGGCAGCACATTTATGATGAAATGGGCGAGCAGGCGGAGTGGGTAACGAAAGATCTGAAAGCCAATACCAATAAAAAATGGATAGTTGCCTATTGGCACCATCCGCCCTACACCATGGGCTCGCATAATTCAGATACCGAGAAATTGCTCGTTCAGATTAGGGAGCACTTTATTAAAATCCTGGAAGATAATGGCGTTGACCTGATCCTTTGTGGTCATAGTCACGTTTATGAGCGATCCAAACTGATGAAAGGTTATTATGGCAT
This window contains:
- a CDS encoding TonB-dependent receptor, which produces MKHHLLILILFLLLPSALSAQSLITGRVIDEGGLTLPGATVKIANLNKGTVTDETGSYKLLSVPAGTYNVVVTYIGYQILSQSVTIAHKPVTVDFKLKLASNGNLSEVVVSGQMSSTLKALNQQKNSDRIVNVISADQIGRFPDANIGDALKRIPGIYVQLDEGEASLVSIRGTDPSKSTININGTSIPGTGDDRSVSISAIPADMVQTVEVSKSITPDMDGDAIGGVVNLITRKAPYTRLLSFTLGSGYSEIVNKPTYNGNFVFGARYLKGKKLGVMASASYYRQFLGSSSHESEWEDTKWVNQQTYFMPKYLNMVQNKLERIRQSYTVGLDLKINPKNTLVFTGIYNNYQDWRQISTLKVDDIGAKYPKNWQRASGWEGVKTKITDKNNDYVDDVKGQSYLNTTNDPLHPVFQPELERHIEGGLNDRDAAYVEQKIVNFGLEGEHILGKVKINWKGSYLRNVQNTPNRRELELESENEKSVQMDYTAPRFIKANNGFEINNILGNLKGRTSAHADSVDTWYMDNFTGTDARATTKQYLAQLDLTVPIATGKFANSLKFGAKYRDMDKLSETLAKVTWLPSIDPALKAEYDAKVAAGQTVNLRDYIGWNPFWTGFGNNLYNMSDALHVRNAEYNVGSAASSAWVSHQNASYFGNTGDYIVNEVKQDALANNYNGNEGVAAAYLMSTQNFGDKLSLIAGGRLERSSVHYGGYNYNEDLNSVPTPVEIDRSFVNFMPAVLLKYTPTKDKVFRFAYTSTISRPNYKDISPYRSVNIEDQEVSEGNADIKPTTSTNLDLMGEFYTGNAGLISAGVYYKNIRKYRIDLRDEVRFNDIKGSVQSPQSLLDEGADPASIADYQDNYNKLADENGVLERTRPGNGGVANLLGVELAFQRNLTFLPKPLSNFSIYSNYTHNFIFVKAGEPKLPGTAKDILNLSLAYEVKRFNARVSYNHTSAFVTVLGDIFQNDVYYDQVNYLDANINFFLTPKIVIYASGNNLLNQAQRKYQYQAQYTYSALYTGATATLGVKFNVY
- a CDS encoding cytochrome-c peroxidase, giving the protein MRKKTVIFLGVFSLLAMLISATASYKEDVGATATIETFRKNALSFTTSVTELNAAIKAIDKDKLSITQARKCLLNCRLSYKNIAFFTSYFFPSETKLYNAPPKYEVEEPELELEEPMGLQQIEALLFDADVVAHKPELLAQTDALYTSAKDLPSLLYQFKADDRQILESLRLELIRMAALYISGYDAPSLKSGITEALQASRALQVTLQPYCLSGNQAGHLLAQTLNNSIVYLSAHQNFDAFDRMAYLTRFNLPLQQQLGALIQSLHLELNTTAYLNYGAGNMFRPGFLNRWDSIPPVQRKDLAALGKRLFFDRSLSGNQQVSCSTCHRPEQYFTDGKFRSPAMMRDSILKRNTPTLLYAGFQHMQFWDGRAPDMVTQIKTVLFNPLEMGSSPAALQKHVWQNPGYSAELKKLAQADLVAQDKTGLLARAISAYVGTFAPLNSPFDRYLAGERKAMSPAQIKGFNLFMGKAQCGTCHFVPYFNSLVPPLYDVSETEILGTPKTDQLIKPAADSDPGRYDLYAIRYYRQAFKTPTVRNAQMTAPYMHNGTFKTLKSVLDFYNKGGGNGIGLQTEEQTLPAQPLKLSDREMDQITSFINSLTDKPVKRRSSNTAKTS
- a CDS encoding purple acid phosphatase family protein; the encoded protein is MKTLKLVFLFFLLMPLLTLAQDNDDAAPKNPKKVSSVQPILLRGPYLQVATPTSMTVRWRTNVYSRSQVRYGLTAEKLDKAASDSTLASEHIVKISGLQPFTKYYYAIGDFTGQVLQGDENNYFYTLPEKGSEQLIRIAGFGDCGNNSINQRNVRDQIVKYLGSNYLNAWILMGDNAYSDGTDAEFQAKFFNNYEDYLLKKYPLFPVPGNHDYHDLQSAAVTDQFKIAYYQNFSVPTKGEAGGVPSNTKSYYSYDIGNVHFLALDSYGPDSKGQHIYDEMGEQAEWVTKDLKANTNKKWIVAYWHHPPYTMGSHNSDTEKLLVQIREHFIKILEDNGVDLILCGHSHVYERSKLMKGYYGMEADFNPAKYNLSTSTALYDGSKDSAPYLKSKTNTNGTVYVVSGSSGAQGGHKPTWPHNAMYYSNCDIGGAVMLEVQGNRLDLKWICADGQIRDHFTMMKDVNKADETILKKDKQLTIK